A region of Clostridium acetobutylicum ATCC 824 DNA encodes the following proteins:
- a CDS encoding Ger(x)C family spore germination protein, giving the protein MRKKITTICSIIMCCVMLTGCFNYKDIDNVLFVTTVVFDIDDDNNVITYLEVFQPIKSMVKGQQGQQRLVFRGTGKTAFEALNDINLHCSYELNFTQVKAYIYSEKAAKKGIKPFVDLVRRRIQFYLRPYVATFIGNVEELMKGGFKENEYVGFLLSQLIINTGASSRAVEIQYNDFLNKRINSDRSVVMTAIDIRSAQNKNSVELDGGAIFKNDKLIDKMDKSETEAYNFMIGKVSSGSMEVLNPETNRDFISLWILNSKTTTKGKFYGGKFHVKKIVNVKVAFLESQSPITYNKYMQKQIEQNAEKNIINNCNKIFNKYKEKNEDIFNVRDVYENIYKKGSPDIIKNTVIDIEPHVQIERSGKASTFK; this is encoded by the coding sequence ATGAGAAAAAAAATAACGACCATATGTTCAATAATAATGTGCTGCGTTATGCTAACAGGATGCTTTAATTACAAAGATATAGATAATGTTTTATTTGTTACAACAGTAGTTTTTGATATAGATGATGATAACAATGTAATTACTTACCTAGAAGTTTTTCAGCCAATTAAAAGCATGGTAAAAGGGCAGCAGGGACAGCAGAGATTGGTATTTAGAGGAACAGGAAAAACTGCTTTTGAGGCATTAAATGACATAAACCTTCACTGCAGCTATGAATTGAATTTTACTCAAGTAAAGGCATATATATACTCTGAAAAAGCGGCTAAAAAAGGAATAAAGCCCTTTGTAGATTTGGTTAGAAGGAGAATACAATTTTACTTAAGGCCTTATGTGGCAACTTTTATTGGTAACGTAGAGGAGCTAATGAAGGGCGGATTTAAAGAAAATGAATATGTTGGGTTTTTGTTATCACAGCTTATAATAAATACAGGAGCATCATCAAGGGCGGTGGAGATTCAATATAATGATTTCTTAAACAAAAGAATTAATTCTGACAGGAGTGTTGTAATGACAGCAATAGATATAAGATCAGCTCAAAATAAAAATTCTGTAGAACTTGATGGAGGAGCTATTTTTAAAAACGATAAGCTTATTGACAAGATGGATAAATCCGAGACGGAAGCATACAATTTTATGATAGGTAAGGTAAGCAGTGGTTCAATGGAGGTACTAAACCCGGAAACTAATAGAGATTTTATATCACTTTGGATACTTAATAGTAAAACAACTACAAAGGGAAAATTCTATGGAGGAAAGTTTCACGTAAAAAAGATTGTAAATGTTAAGGTAGCTTTTTTAGAAAGCCAAAGTCCTATAACCTACAATAAGTATATGCAGAAGCAAATAGAACAAAATGCAGAAAAGAATATAATAAATAACTGCAATAAAATTTTCAATAAGTACAAGGAGAAAAATGAGGATATATTCAACGTAAGAGATGTATATGAAAATATATATAAAAAGGGTAGTCCTGATATAATAAAGAACACTGTAATTGATATTGAGCCTCATGTACAGATTGAAAGAAGTGGTAAAGCTTCAACCTTTAAATAA
- a CDS encoding EscU/YscU/HrcU family type III secretion system export apparatus switch protein, with product MAKERKKAAALKYDLGYEAPIVTAVGVGKIADNIVKKASENEVPVVYNKELTDLLLNVDVGSSIPYEIYDVVAEVIAYIMEVDSGLQKRR from the coding sequence GTGGCTAAGGAGAGGAAGAAAGCTGCCGCTTTAAAATATGATTTGGGATATGAAGCACCAATTGTAACAGCAGTAGGTGTTGGTAAAATTGCAGATAATATAGTAAAAAAGGCATCCGAAAATGAAGTTCCCGTGGTTTATAATAAGGAGCTTACTGATTTATTGCTTAATGTTGATGTAGGCTCAAGTATTCCATATGAAATATACGACGTAGTTGCAGAAGTAATTGCATATATAATGGAAGTAGATAGCGGATTACAAAAAAGAAGGTGA
- a CDS encoding DUF2225 domain-containing protein, whose translation MDSNIFSELKDLGFEDVSNIDIYGKNKKEENKMRKEEEKKTSINDLLYDKTVNCPVCNTTFKARTVKTSAIRILKKDTDFFIQYKNINPYFYDVWLCPICGYAAMKSDFEKIKSYQKELVEKNISLKWHSKKYPDIYDINIAIERFKLSLLNYVSIEAHSSKKAMNCLKIAWMYRIQQNEDMEKVFLKNALEGFDDAYYNESFPIYGMNKFSLMYLIGELHRRLGDEDKALLWFGNVITNSLAPQKLKEMARNQKDLIRENEKKLSQTQDNDSNDDDNSEATTPKKKGLFSKLFNN comes from the coding sequence ATGGATAGCAATATCTTTTCCGAACTAAAGGATTTAGGATTTGAAGATGTCAGTAATATAGATATATATGGTAAAAACAAAAAGGAAGAGAATAAAATGAGAAAAGAAGAAGAAAAAAAAACAAGTATTAATGATTTGTTGTATGATAAAACAGTAAATTGTCCAGTGTGTAACACTACCTTTAAGGCAAGAACTGTAAAAACCTCTGCTATAAGAATTTTAAAAAAGGATACAGATTTTTTTATACAATATAAAAATATCAACCCTTACTTTTATGATGTTTGGTTATGTCCAATTTGTGGCTATGCTGCTATGAAATCTGATTTTGAAAAAATTAAGTCTTACCAAAAAGAGTTAGTTGAAAAAAATATTTCATTAAAATGGCACAGCAAAAAATATCCTGACATTTATGATATAAATATAGCTATAGAGAGATTTAAGCTCTCGCTTTTAAATTATGTATCAATAGAAGCCCATTCAAGCAAAAAAGCTATGAATTGCTTAAAAATTGCCTGGATGTATAGGATTCAACAAAATGAAGATATGGAAAAAGTATTTCTAAAAAATGCTCTAGAGGGCTTTGATGATGCATATTATAATGAATCATTTCCCATATATGGCATGAATAAATTTTCACTTATGTATTTAATAGGCGAACTTCATAGGAGATTAGGTGATGAGGACAAGGCCTTATTATGGTTTGGTAATGTTATTACAAACTCCTTAGCTCCTCAAAAATTAAAAGAGATGGCTAGAAATCAAAAAGACTTAATTCGTGAAAACGAAAAAAAATTATCGCAAACTCAAGATAATGATAGCAATGATGATGATAACTCCGAAGCTACCACTCCTAAGAAAAAAGGCCTTTTTTCTAAGTTATTTAATAATTAA
- a CDS encoding class IV adenylate cyclase: MKEAETRIIDIDVENIRTILKSVNAINIKKENQVNDIYDFENGKLLDNKGYARIRIVENMLDKKNHYFMTVKKMLSQEKFKVMDEHEIEISDPSEGEEIFKALGLVKKQSIKKYRESYKYKNSLIEIDINDKDFCPFPYIEIETAFENELEDIVKLLGYSMEDTSSKTIYEILNEKSRGL, translated from the coding sequence TTGAAGGAAGCTGAAACAAGAATTATAGATATAGACGTAGAAAATATACGAACTATACTAAAAAGCGTAAATGCAATAAATATAAAAAAAGAAAATCAAGTAAATGACATATATGACTTTGAAAACGGAAAACTTCTAGATAATAAAGGATATGCAAGAATAAGAATAGTAGAGAATATGCTTGATAAAAAAAATCATTACTTCATGACTGTAAAAAAAATGCTTAGTCAGGAAAAGTTTAAGGTAATGGATGAACATGAAATTGAAATAAGTGATCCTTCTGAAGGTGAAGAAATTTTTAAAGCTCTAGGTCTAGTAAAAAAACAATCTATAAAAAAATATAGGGAAAGCTACAAGTATAAAAATTCCTTAATAGAAATCGATATAAATGATAAAGACTTCTGTCCTTTTCCATATATAGAAATAGAAACTGCTTTTGAAAACGAACTGGAAGATATAGTTAAACTTTTAGGATATTCTATGGAGGACACATCCTCCAAAACAATCTACGAAATACTCAATGAAAAGAGTCGTGGTTTATAA
- a CDS encoding GTP pyrophosphokinase, translating to MATIEWKSFLIPYEQAVEELKVKFKSIRKEYRKRNEYSPIEFVTGRVKEISSILEKANKFNIPDERIMLEMEDICGIRIMCQFVDDVTKVVNIIRSRKDMHIMYEKDYVTNVKSSGYRSYHIIIKYPVSMAEGQRDIIAEIQIRTLAMNFWATIEHSLNYKYKHDIPDEIKAKLKIAADAAFQLDGHMLEIKDEIKDAQKLFEVKSSIVSNIIRNILTITSMGKLSEADIYKSKLNQLINKGEVFELNNLLRSTEKTIEMGR from the coding sequence ATGGCTACAATTGAATGGAAGTCTTTTTTGATACCTTACGAGCAAGCAGTAGAAGAATTAAAGGTTAAGTTTAAAAGTATAAGAAAGGAATATAGAAAAAGAAATGAATATTCTCCAATAGAATTTGTTACTGGAAGAGTAAAGGAGATTTCAAGTATACTAGAAAAAGCCAATAAGTTTAATATACCTGATGAAAGAATAATGCTTGAGATGGAGGATATTTGTGGAATACGTATAATGTGTCAGTTTGTTGACGATGTAACAAAGGTTGTAAATATAATTCGTTCAAGAAAAGATATGCATATAATGTATGAAAAAGATTATGTAACAAATGTAAAGAGTAGTGGATACAGGAGTTATCATATCATTATAAAGTACCCCGTAAGTATGGCAGAGGGGCAAAGAGATATTATAGCAGAAATTCAGATAAGAACACTTGCTATGAACTTTTGGGCGACAATAGAACATTCTTTAAATTATAAGTATAAGCATGATATACCTGACGAGATTAAAGCAAAATTAAAAATAGCAGCAGATGCAGCATTTCAGCTTGATGGACACATGCTTGAGATTAAAGATGAGATTAAGGATGCTCAAAAGCTATTTGAAGTTAAATCTAGTATTGTTTCAAATATTATAAGAAATATACTTACCATAACATCTATGGGGAAGTTATCAGAAGCAGATATATATAAAAGTAAGCTTAATCAGCTAATTAATAAGGGAGAGGTTTTTGAATTAAATAATCTCCTTAGAAGTACGGAAAAGACAATAGAAATGGGTAGATAA
- a CDS encoding spore germination protein → MNEENLKYIKDKLKDNVDVKYRTIDSENGQINIIFIDNLCDSKFISEYIIAPIIRGKDFIKTVSNLESNALLANSIGNVKDKEDMLLHILSGDVVILTNFYDEIIFCEAKGYVRRGVSIPITEAVIKGPREGFTEAFVDNISLIRRRAKNADLKFESVFLGTKSKTVVVLVYLKGTTPEKLVKNIKKQINEITTEYILDSNYIEEKLRHKRTAFDTIGYSEKADIVVNHLFRGKVAVIVDGSPFVAIAPYFFYENFHMPDDYYLNRIVVNCTRVLRWLGFCISTFLPGLYISIITYHVSLIPSVFVFRLAISRSGVPLPTIVELLMMMFFFQVLREAGVRLPQPVGQAMSIVGALILGQSAVEAGLTSEITIIIVALSSISSFLTPNLYGPISIWSVIIALFAAFCGLGGFFTGVFVMIAHIGSLKTVGYLYAFPIGTSKIISHSDRILRGDLQEATDNILQEDDLL, encoded by the coding sequence ATGAATGAAGAAAATTTAAAATATATAAAAGATAAGCTTAAGGATAATGTTGATGTGAAGTACAGAACTATAGATTCTGAGAATGGTCAAATAAATATAATATTTATAGATAATTTATGTGATTCAAAATTTATAAGTGAATACATAATTGCACCTATAATCAGAGGAAAAGACTTCATAAAAACTGTATCTAACCTAGAGAGCAATGCGCTTCTTGCAAATTCTATAGGAAATGTTAAGGATAAGGAAGATATGCTGCTCCATATATTATCTGGAGATGTTGTTATACTTACAAATTTCTATGATGAAATTATATTTTGTGAGGCAAAGGGATATGTAAGAAGGGGAGTTTCAATACCTATAACAGAAGCTGTAATAAAAGGACCGAGAGAAGGCTTTACAGAAGCTTTTGTGGATAACATATCACTGATAAGAAGAAGGGCTAAAAATGCAGATTTAAAATTTGAAAGTGTATTTTTGGGAACTAAATCAAAAACAGTGGTGGTTCTGGTATATTTAAAGGGAACGACTCCAGAAAAACTGGTTAAAAACATAAAAAAACAAATAAATGAGATAACTACTGAATATATTTTAGATTCAAACTATATTGAAGAAAAGCTTAGACATAAGAGAACAGCTTTTGATACCATTGGATATAGTGAGAAGGCGGATATAGTGGTTAATCATTTATTTAGAGGTAAAGTTGCAGTTATAGTTGATGGAAGTCCCTTTGTTGCAATTGCGCCATACTTTTTTTATGAAAACTTTCACATGCCAGATGATTACTATTTAAATAGGATAGTTGTTAATTGTACTAGAGTTTTAAGGTGGCTTGGTTTTTGTATCTCAACTTTTCTTCCTGGACTTTATATATCAATTATAACGTATCATGTATCCCTTATTCCGTCGGTATTTGTTTTCCGGTTAGCTATATCTAGGTCGGGAGTACCTCTTCCAACAATTGTGGAACTTCTTATGATGATGTTTTTCTTTCAAGTATTGAGAGAAGCAGGAGTAAGACTTCCGCAGCCAGTAGGTCAGGCAATGAGTATTGTTGGAGCTCTTATATTAGGGCAATCAGCAGTTGAAGCAGGACTTACTTCGGAGATAACAATAATAATAGTAGCTTTAAGCTCTATATCATCATTTTTAACCCCAAATCTATATGGACCTATTTCTATATGGTCTGTAATAATAGCATTATTTGCAGCATTTTGTGGCCTTGGAGGATTTTTTACAGGAGTGTTTGTTATGATAGCTCATATTGGTTCTCTTAAAACTGTTGGGTATCTATATGCCTTCCCAATTGGTACTTCTAAGATAATATCTCACAGCGATAGGATACTAAGAGGAGACCTGCAAGAAGCAACAGATAATATTTTACAGGAAGATGATTTGTTATGA
- a CDS encoding metallophosphoesterase encodes MGLYAISDLHLAFNLDKPMNIFGEEWSKHDEKIKKNWISKISEEDTVLIAGDISWSMDIENGEEDLNWIDCLPGKKIICKGNHDYWWKSITKLNNMYKSISFLQNNFFEYKDYAICGTRGWIDKSFDSFDEHDKKVYKREIIRLRLSLDAAVKKGYSKFIVMFHYPPFKDENSGSEFTEVLEEYKVEKAIYGHLHGPALKNISGSIVKNGVEYMLTSCDYIEFNPIKIDLK; translated from the coding sequence GTGGGTTTATATGCTATTTCAGATTTACATTTGGCTTTTAATTTAGATAAACCTATGAATATATTTGGTGAAGAGTGGTCAAAACATGATGAAAAGATAAAGAAAAATTGGATTAGTAAAATAAGTGAAGAAGATACAGTATTGATTGCTGGAGATATATCTTGGTCTATGGATATTGAAAATGGAGAAGAAGATTTAAATTGGATTGATTGTCTTCCGGGTAAAAAAATAATCTGCAAAGGGAATCATGATTATTGGTGGAAAAGTATAACTAAATTGAATAACATGTATAAAAGCATAAGCTTTCTGCAAAATAATTTCTTTGAATACAAAGATTATGCTATTTGTGGAACAAGAGGTTGGATAGATAAAAGTTTTGATAGCTTCGATGAGCATGATAAAAAAGTATATAAAAGAGAAATTATAAGATTAAGGCTTTCTCTTGATGCTGCGGTTAAAAAAGGTTATTCAAAATTCATTGTTATGTTTCATTATCCTCCTTTTAAGGATGAAAACAGTGGGTCTGAATTTACAGAGGTTTTAGAAGAGTACAAAGTTGAAAAGGCAATATACGGGCATTTACATGGACCTGCATTAAAAAATATAAGTGGAAGTATTGTTAAAAATGGTGTTGAATATATGCTTACCTCTTGTGATTATATAGAATTTAATCCAATAAAAATTGATCTAAAATAA
- a CDS encoding GerAB/ArcD/ProY family transporter, giving the protein MRYLSKNYLIFIALGTSIVTIKTYPTLLIQYGERDTWLALIFSSLLLLAFLLIIIKAFSTKSDAKLKTVYFKAFGKYLGAFLLWAFAFTLILTLIECSASESSMLGVNILDKTPPWYFILFFIVPATYVILHGENSMLILTIVGIFFIFISGCNLSVLLFAYRKIEYILPIMKHGVNKNFITCVFKGLAMFSGFGIIIPFIYKVKSREEIKKPILIAWILIAQIQVFATSGLLMTIAAPRVVAAYYPRLLQTQLVNYFNFIESGELYVLFQVIGGWFVKYILTFYAFLIILKQLNVKRKYVFYVITICVAIISFAINRSVLNLFVLINYYTYIAFANFIIIPFVASIIFILKEKKSSKGKKQEEVETV; this is encoded by the coding sequence ATGAGATATTTAAGTAAAAATTATTTAATTTTCATAGCACTAGGAACATCAATCGTTACTATAAAAACCTACCCTACTTTATTAATACAATATGGAGAGAGGGATACTTGGCTCGCTTTGATTTTTTCATCGCTCTTATTACTTGCTTTCCTGCTCATTATAATAAAAGCATTTTCTACTAAAAGCGATGCAAAACTTAAAACCGTGTATTTTAAAGCTTTTGGAAAATATCTTGGAGCATTTCTTTTATGGGCTTTTGCATTTACTCTAATTTTAACCTTAATAGAATGTTCTGCTTCGGAAAGCAGTATGCTTGGAGTTAATATACTGGATAAAACTCCACCTTGGTATTTTATATTATTTTTTATAGTACCTGCAACTTATGTAATTTTACACGGTGAAAATTCAATGCTTATACTGACAATCGTAGGTATATTTTTTATATTTATTTCCGGATGTAATCTTTCGGTTTTATTATTTGCCTATAGAAAAATTGAATACATCCTGCCTATTATGAAGCATGGAGTCAATAAAAATTTTATTACCTGCGTATTTAAAGGTCTTGCTATGTTTTCAGGTTTTGGTATAATAATACCCTTTATTTATAAGGTAAAATCAAGAGAAGAAATAAAAAAACCAATTCTTATAGCTTGGATATTAATAGCCCAAATTCAAGTTTTTGCAACAAGTGGTTTACTTATGACTATTGCTGCACCACGTGTCGTTGCTGCTTATTATCCACGTTTACTACAAACACAACTAGTTAACTACTTTAATTTTATAGAAAGTGGTGAACTTTATGTACTGTTTCAAGTAATTGGAGGATGGTTTGTAAAGTATATCTTAACCTTTTATGCATTTTTAATAATCTTAAAACAGTTAAATGTAAAGAGAAAATATGTATTTTATGTAATTACAATTTGTGTAGCAATTATATCATTTGCAATAAATAGAAGCGTATTAAATTTATTTGTTTTGATTAATTACTACACCTATATAGCTTTTGCAAATTTCATAATAATTCCATTCGTAGCCTCAATAATATTTATATTAAAAGAAAAGAAATCATCTAAAGGCAAAAAACAAGAGGAAGTAGAAACTGTTTAA
- the leuS gene encoding leucine--tRNA ligase encodes MSTYSTKVDEKWQKKWEETSLYKFDENNLEKKLYVLEMFSYPSGAKLHAGHWFNYAPVDSWARFKKMTGYNVFQPMGFDAFGLPAENYAIKTGIHPKDSTLKNIETMEKQLKSMGAMFNWDHEVITCTPDYYKWTQWLFLELYKNGLAYRKKAPANWCPSCNTVLANEQVVDGSCERCGTEVIKKDLTQWFFKITNYAEELLQKLDELDWPEKTKAMQKHWIGKSKGAEVTFKVDNSDLKFDVFTTRVDTLCGVTYVVLAPESPLADELTKPEYKEKVEEYKLQAQKQSEIERQSLTREKTGVFTGSYAINPINNKKVPIWIADYVIYTYGTGAVMAVPSHDERDFAFATKYDLPIVRVVEGGEELPFTGYGPLVNSGEFDGLKGNKAKEAIVSKLSENDLGRWKVNYRLRDWLVSRQRYWGAPIPVVYCEKCGIVPVPEKDLPVELPYNVEFNPTGKSPLTTSEEFMNTTCPHCGGHATRESDTLDTFVCSSWYYLRYADNENSDAPFDKEKISKMLPVDKYVGGPEHACMHLLYARFITKALRDIGYLNFDEPFLSLRHQGLILGPDGQKMSKSKGNTISPDDIIAEHGSDVFRMYLMFGFDYAEGGAWSDDGVKAMSKFVDRFSRMIETAKEEINNPKNSKTDMGKEEKELNYVRNHSIKAVTEDMDKFQFNTCIARLMEFTNSLSKYLTVDNKNIKLLKDTTIDIIKLIAPFAPHFAEEQWNIIEEKYSVFNEKWPEFDEKALVKDEVEIAIQINGKIKAKINIATNLSEDEIKSAALADDKVKAATDGKNIVKVIVIKGRLVNIVVK; translated from the coding sequence ATGAGTACTTATAGTACAAAAGTTGATGAAAAATGGCAAAAAAAATGGGAAGAAACAAGTCTGTATAAATTTGATGAAAATAATCTCGAAAAAAAATTATATGTTTTGGAGATGTTCTCTTATCCTTCTGGCGCAAAGCTTCATGCAGGACACTGGTTTAACTATGCTCCAGTAGATTCCTGGGCAAGATTTAAAAAAATGACTGGTTATAATGTATTTCAACCAATGGGCTTTGATGCATTTGGTCTTCCTGCTGAAAACTATGCTATAAAAACAGGAATTCACCCTAAGGACTCCACATTAAAAAATATTGAAACTATGGAGAAACAGTTAAAATCTATGGGAGCAATGTTCAATTGGGATCATGAGGTAATAACTTGTACGCCTGATTATTATAAATGGACTCAATGGTTGTTCTTAGAACTTTATAAAAACGGTCTTGCTTATAGAAAAAAAGCTCCTGCAAACTGGTGCCCTAGCTGTAATACGGTTTTAGCAAATGAACAAGTAGTAGATGGCTCTTGTGAGAGATGTGGAACAGAGGTTATAAAAAAAGATTTGACTCAGTGGTTCTTTAAAATAACTAATTATGCCGAAGAACTTCTCCAAAAATTAGATGAGCTTGATTGGCCTGAAAAAACAAAGGCAATGCAAAAACATTGGATAGGTAAATCCAAAGGTGCTGAGGTAACCTTCAAGGTTGATAACAGTGACTTAAAATTTGATGTATTTACAACAAGAGTAGACACTCTATGCGGTGTAACCTATGTAGTACTTGCACCTGAAAGCCCTCTAGCTGATGAGCTTACAAAACCAGAATATAAAGAAAAAGTTGAAGAATATAAACTTCAAGCTCAAAAGCAATCTGAAATTGAAAGACAATCACTTACAAGAGAAAAAACAGGAGTATTTACAGGCTCTTATGCAATCAATCCTATAAACAACAAGAAAGTACCTATATGGATTGCGGATTACGTAATATACACTTACGGTACTGGTGCAGTTATGGCTGTCCCTTCACATGATGAAAGAGATTTTGCTTTTGCAACTAAATACGATCTTCCAATTGTGAGAGTTGTTGAAGGCGGTGAAGAGCTTCCTTTCACAGGTTATGGCCCACTGGTTAACAGCGGTGAATTTGATGGTCTTAAAGGAAACAAAGCAAAGGAAGCTATTGTAAGTAAACTTTCTGAAAATGATCTTGGAAGATGGAAGGTAAATTACAGACTTCGTGATTGGTTAGTTTCAAGACAAAGATATTGGGGTGCTCCAATACCAGTTGTTTACTGTGAAAAATGTGGAATAGTTCCTGTTCCTGAAAAAGATCTTCCAGTGGAATTGCCTTATAATGTAGAATTTAATCCTACTGGTAAATCCCCTCTTACAACTTCTGAGGAATTTATGAACACAACTTGCCCTCATTGTGGAGGTCATGCTACAAGGGAATCCGATACTTTAGATACCTTTGTATGTTCATCCTGGTACTATTTGAGATATGCAGATAATGAAAATAGCGATGCACCTTTTGATAAAGAAAAGATATCTAAAATGCTTCCTGTTGACAAATATGTTGGTGGACCTGAGCACGCATGTATGCATCTATTATATGCTAGATTTATCACAAAAGCATTAAGAGATATTGGATACCTTAATTTTGATGAACCATTTTTATCTTTAAGACATCAAGGCTTAATTCTAGGTCCTGATGGTCAAAAAATGAGTAAATCTAAAGGAAATACTATTTCACCTGATGATATTATAGCTGAGCACGGCTCTGATGTATTTAGAATGTATCTAATGTTTGGATTTGACTATGCTGAAGGCGGCGCATGGAGTGATGACGGAGTTAAAGCCATGTCCAAATTTGTAGACAGATTTTCTAGAATGATTGAAACTGCAAAAGAAGAAATAAATAATCCTAAAAACTCAAAAACAGATATGGGAAAAGAAGAAAAAGAATTAAATTATGTTAGAAATCATTCAATTAAAGCTGTAACAGAAGATATGGATAAATTCCAGTTCAATACATGCATAGCTAGGCTTATGGAATTCACAAATTCTTTATCAAAATATCTAACTGTAGATAATAAAAATATTAAGCTTCTTAAAGACACCACTATTGATATTATAAAGCTGATAGCTCCATTTGCACCTCACTTTGCAGAAGAACAATGGAATATAATTGAGGAAAAATATTCAGTATTTAATGAAAAGTGGCCAGAATTTGATGAAAAAGCTCTTGTAAAAGATGAAGTTGAGATAGCTATTCAGATAAATGGCAAAATTAAAGCTAAAATAAATATTGCAACAAACTTAAGTGAAGATGAAATCAAATCTGCTGCACTAGCTGACGATAAAGTTAAAGCTGCTACTGACGGAAAGAATATAGTTAAGGTTATAGTTATAAAAGGACGTCTTGTAAACATAGTTGTTAAATAA
- a CDS encoding DUF5685 family protein — MFGYVLPLRGELKVKDYEKFKSYYCGLCLSIKKNYGNLPRSVLNYDMTFLAVLLDALEDKKCEFRLNRCIAHPYKKKYAIINNKALDYAAFFNICLVYYKLVDDVNDDKKISSKIKSLLLRGYFKKFPKPFYVYSDYIKSSLTELNKLEKKSNNLTLDEISHPFSDLTAFIISSYADNKPYKDILYNIGYNLGKWIYIMDAYDDLKEDIKLKKFNAINNTMNLDDKPYEDLIKDISPKISFVLSMCGSNCLHNLNLLPLKTNQDILFNILQYGLLDKMNNLNL; from the coding sequence ATGTTTGGATACGTCCTTCCTTTAAGGGGAGAACTAAAAGTAAAGGACTATGAGAAATTCAAGTCTTACTATTGTGGCTTATGCTTATCAATAAAAAAGAATTATGGAAACTTACCAAGGTCTGTACTAAATTATGATATGACTTTTTTGGCAGTTCTTCTTGATGCTTTAGAAGATAAAAAGTGTGAGTTTCGCCTTAATAGATGCATTGCTCATCCTTATAAAAAAAAATATGCTATTATAAACAATAAGGCTCTAGATTATGCTGCTTTTTTCAACATATGTCTTGTTTATTATAAACTTGTAGATGATGTTAACGATGATAAAAAAATATCAAGTAAAATTAAATCACTACTTCTCAGAGGTTATTTTAAAAAATTTCCCAAACCCTTCTATGTGTATAGTGATTACATAAAAAGTAGTCTTACAGAGTTAAATAAACTTGAAAAAAAGAGTAATAATCTAACACTAGACGAGATTTCTCATCCATTTTCAGATTTAACAGCCTTTATAATATCCTCTTATGCTGATAATAAGCCATATAAAGACATACTATATAATATAGGCTACAATCTCGGAAAGTGGATATATATAATGGATGCATATGATGACCTTAAAGAAGATATTAAATTAAAAAAGTTTAATGCCATAAATAACACAATGAATTTAGATGATAAACCTTATGAAGATTTAATAAAAGATATTTCACCAAAAATATCTTTTGTATTATCTATGTGTGGAAGTAACTGCCTTCACAATTTAAATTTGCTTCCATTAAAAACAAATCAAGATATACTTTTTAACATTCTTCAATACGGTTTGCTTGATAAAATGAATAATTTAAATTTATAA
- a CDS encoding J domain-containing protein — protein sequence MDNPYKVLGLNENASPDEIKKAYRELAKKYHPDQYGNNPLKTLAEEKMREINEAYDFLMKKSQNTTYNNSSYGNSSNNADYNSIRNDLNRGDINSAEAKLNRTNLRDAEWFFLMGNVYLRRGYYDNAYNHIQRACDLNPSNPEYMNALQSLRTQNNSYRNPYNSRGYADRDSQLCNLCVSLWCADTLCDCMGGGC from the coding sequence ATGGATAATCCATATAAAGTACTTGGTTTAAATGAAAATGCCTCACCAGATGAAATTAAAAAAGCCTATAGAGAGCTTGCTAAAAAGTATCATCCAGATCAATACGGAAACAACCCTTTAAAAACCTTAGCTGAAGAGAAAATGAGAGAAATAAATGAAGCTTATGATTTTTTAATGAAAAAGTCTCAAAATACTACATATAATAATTCAAGTTACGGGAATAGTAGTAATAATGCAGATTATAATTCTATAAGAAACGACTTAAACCGTGGAGATATCAATTCAGCTGAAGCAAAACTCAATAGAACAAATTTAAGAGATGCTGAATGGTTCTTTCTTATGGGAAACGTCTATTTAAGACGTGGTTACTACGATAATGCATATAATCATATACAAAGGGCTTGTGATTTAAATCCTTCTAATCCTGAGTATATGAATGCTCTTCAAAGCCTAAGAACGCAAAATAATAGCTATAGAAATCCATATAATTCACGAGGATATGCAGATAGAGATTCTCAACTATGTAATTTATGTGTAAGTTTATGGTGTGCTGATACCTTGTGTGACTGCATGGGTGGAGGCTGCTAA